The Bradyrhizobium sp. CCGB01 genome segment TGCCGAGATGAATTTGCGCACGAGCGTGTACGGCGTTCGCTATTCGGAGCCGGCTCTCCATGCCATTCGGGGAGCGGGCATCCGATATGGCGGTTGGCTCCCGGCGCACTGGGCTCCGGTCGCCTTTGCCGGGGCGCGCGCCACTGTCCACGTGCCCCGGGGGCCCTATGTTCGATCACTCCCAGGCATACCGACCATCCGTGTGTTCGAGGCGCTCGCCTGCGGCATTCCCCTGGTTTCGGCGCCCTGGTCCGATGCCGAAGGCCTGTTTCCCGAAGACACTTATCTCAAGGCTGCGGACGGCACGGAAATGAAGCTGGCACTTCGCGCCGTTCTCGATGACCGGGCATTGTCGTCCGCGATGGTCGAGGCCGGCCTTAAGACGATCCGGGAGCGTCATACCTGCCGTCATCGCGCGCAGCAGCTCGTGGACATTGTCGAGGACATTCGCGCCTCCGATACCTCGTCACGGCCCCTGCGATACATTGGAGCCTCTGCATGAAGATCTGCTTCTTCGGGTCCAGCCTCGTCTCGTCCTACTGGAACGGTGCCGCTACCTATTATCGCGGCATGCTCAAACAGATCGCTGCGCTCGGCCACCACATCACCTTCTTCGAGCCCGATGCTTTCGAGCGCCAAGCCCATCGCGACATCGCCGATCCCGATTGGGCCAGAGTCGTTGTGTATCCGGCAACGGAAGATGGCTGGCGCGGCTCGCTCGAGGCAGCGGCGCGATCCGGCGACATGCTGATTAAAGCCAGCGGCGTCGGTGTCTTCGATCAGGACCTGGAGGAGGCGGTCGCCGCCATGTCCTCCCGAACCATGCGTGTTTATTGGGATGTCGATGCCCCGGCCACGCTCGAAGCCATGATGAGCGATGCCGGGCACCATTTGCGACGCGCAATTCCCTCCTACGATATGGTCCTGACTTACGGCGGAGGCGAGCCCGTCATCTCGGCCTATCGCGCCCTGGGCTCTCGAGACTGCGTTCCGATCTACAACGCTCTCGATCCCGAGACGCATTTTCCTTCGCCACCAAAACCTGGCTTTTCCTGCGATCTCAGCCTGCTGGCCAATCGCCTGCCGGATCGCGAGCAGCGCGTTGAACGCTTCTTCCTCGATGTCGCACGCGAGTTGCCGAACAAGACATTCACTCTCGGCGGTTCCGGCTGGGAGACCAAGGACACCGCCCGCAACATCCGCAAGGTGGGTCATGTCGGCACCGGCGAGCACAATGCCTTCTTCAGCTCCGGTCTTGCGACGCTCAACGTCAACCGCGACAGCATGGCGCGTTTCGGCTTCTCGCCACCGACACGGGTGTTCGAGGCAGTCGGCGCAGGCGCCTGCCTGATCACGGATCAATGGGACGGAATCGAAAATTTCCTGGATCCCGGTCGTGAGGTTCTGGTGGCCTCGGACGGAGCGGAGGTTGCCTACCATCTCAGCCAACTCAGCGCCGATCGCGCCGCGGCGATCGCTGCCCGCGCCCGCGCCCGCATTCTCAGCGAACACACCTATAGGCACCGGGCCCGCCAATTCAACGAACTCTTTGTCGGAAGCAGCTCGCGTATCGAGGCAGCAGAATGAATCTCAGCATCGTCGTCGTCGGTCTCTCGGTCACGTCGTCATGGGGCAATGGTCACGCCACGACCTATCGCGCCCTGATCGAGGCCCTCGCACGGCGGGGCCACCAGATCACCTTCCTGGAGCGCGACGTTCCGTGGTATCGTACGCACCGCGATCTCGACAAGCCATCGTCCTGGCGCGTGGAGCTTTATCAATCGCTGAGGGATATCCCCCAGCGTTTCGGCCAGCTTATCCGCGATGCCAATCTGGTGATCGTAGGCTCCTACGTACCCGACGGCATTGCAATTTCAGATTGGATTACCTCTTACGCACGAGGCATCAAGGCGTTTTACGATATCGACACGCCAGTCACGCTCGCGAAGCTCGACGGCGGCCTCGATTATCTCTCCGCGGCGATGATTCCTCGCTTCGACCTTTATCTGTCCTTTAGCGGCGGCCCTGTTCCCGCAATGCTTGAGGAACGTTACGGCAGCCCCCTGGCACGCGTGCTCTATTGCAGCGCCGACAACGAGACCTACAAGCCGCAACAGGCGCAGGCGAGATGGCTGCTCGGCTATCTCGGGACCTACAGCGAGGATCGACAACCGACCCTCGAACAGCTGCTGATCGCCCCAGCAAGGGAACTCGTCCCGGAACAATTCATCGTCGCCGGAGCGCAATACCCCGGGCAGATCCGCTGGCCTGACAACGTCCAGCGGATCGAACACCTAACGCCTCAACAGCACGCGAAATTCTATGCCGAACAACGGTTCACCCTCAATGCAACTCGCGCCGATATGCGCTCGCTGGGATTCTCGCCGAGCGTTCGCCTGTTCGAAGCAGCTGCCTGCGGCACCCCCGTGATTTCCGATCGATGGCCGGGCATCGAGACGATCTTCGAACCGTCGCGGGAGATCCTGCTGGCATCTACCCCCCGGGACGTCATCCAAATTCTGCGGGACATGCCAGAAGAACGACGACGCGCAATCGCCGAGAGAGCACGGCAGCGCGTCCTCGCAAATCACACCTCGGATCATCGGGCACGCCAGTTGGAGATATACTATGCCGAGGCTACTGCGCGGCCGCGCCGCAACCCGATGGGCGTCCCCGCTGCGCGCTCCGCGCAGGTCGCCGAACTCTGAAAGAAACGCATCATGACATTACAAACCCGCATCCACGCCTCCCGCCACTCTCCGACTGTCCTGATCGCCGGCGGCGCAGGCTTCATAGGCTCGCATCTCTGCGACGCGCTTTTGCAACGTGGAAACAACGTCATCTGCCTCGACAATCTATTTACAGGGACGATCGACAATGTCAGGCCGCTCCTGAACCACCCAAACTTCCGCTTCGTCGAGCATGACGTGCGCGACACTATCAAAGTCGACGACAACATCGATCGGATCTACAGCCTAGCCTGTCCTGCTTCCCCCAGGCATTACCAAAGAGATCCGGTCGGAACGATGAAGACATGCGTGCTCGGCACCATCAACATCCTCGAGCTTGCACGCCAAAAGGGCGCCCGCGTCCTTCAAGCGTCCACAAGCGAGGTCTACGGCGACCCCGAGGTCCATCCGCAGCCGGAATCCTATCTCGGCCACGTCGATCCGATCGGCCCACGGGCCTGCTATGACGAGGGCAAACGCGCTGCTGAAACCCTGATGTTCGACTACCATCGCATGCACCAAACGGAGATCAAGATCGCCCGCATCTTCAACACTTACGGCCCGCGCATGCTGGAGAACGACGGCCGCGTCGTCTCCAACTTCATCGTACAGGCTCTTCGCGGCGAACCGATCACGATCTATGGCGCCGGCACGCAGACGCGGAGTTTCTGTTTTGTCGACGATCTCGTGCGGGGTCTCCAACTCCTGATGGAAAGCCCGTGCTCGGTGACCGGCCCCTGCAATCTCGGTAATCCGCACGAAGTCACCATAGAGGCCATCGCCCGTGAAGTCCTGAGGCATACGGCCTCGATCTCGCCGTTGCGTTTCCAGGCGCTCCCGAAGGATGATCCGAGGCGACGCAAGCCGGTCATCGACACCGCCACAAAAGCACTCGGATGGCGGCCGCGTGTGGCGCTGGAGGATGGTCTTCGGGCGACGGTTGCTTATTTCGCGTTACGGATCGCCGGCGATAGACCCCCACTGGTGCCCGCAATCGCGCCACGCCGGGCTGGACGACGCGCCAGCCAGTTGCGAATTGCCGATCCCAGGCAATGAGGTCCTAGAGGTCCTTTCCTAAGGGAGTCACGCGACCAAATCCCGGCTTCGTCGTGTTGTCGTGATTGCGTCTAGCGATCAGAGGGCTGCCATGGATGCGACGAATTCCCCCGATTCCAGCGACAAACCAAGGGATTTCTCCCGAGCCCTCGGTCTCGGACTCATAACCGGCGCGGCGGACGATGACTGCTCGGCGATCGGGACCTACGCGAGCTCAGGCGCGCAATTTGGCTATGGATTTCTCTGGATGGCGCCCGTGACGTTCCCGATGATGTTCGCCGTCGTCTATCTGTCGGCCAAGCTCGGGCGCGTCGCCGGTAAGGGATTGTTTGCCGTTCTCCGCGAACACTTCACGCCATGGCTGATGTGGCCGGCGCTGATCGGCGTTTTGATCGGGAACGTCATCGAGGCCGGGGCGAACATCGGCGCGATGGCTGCAACGATCAACCTGTTCGTGGCCATCCCGCATGGCATCGTGGTCCCGGCGATTGCGGGCATCATCCTCGTGCTACAGGTCTGTGGCTCGTATGCGCTCATCCGCAACGTCTTCCGCTGGCTGGCTCTGTCGCTGTTCGCCTATGTCGGATCGGCGGCCCTTGCATCGCCGGATCCATGGGCCGTGCTGCGAGGCACGTTCGTTCCGGAGATCCAGTTTTCCAAGGAATTCCTGTCGATGTTGGTCGCGGTGATCGGCACGACGCTATCGGCTTATCTCTATACCTGGCAGTCCAATGTCGAAGTCGAGGAGCTTATTGCCGCTGGTCGGATGAGCGCGCAGGCGCGACGCGCCGGCATGGGCACGGAGCTTGCAC includes the following:
- a CDS encoding glycosyltransferase, producing MNLSIVVVGLSVTSSWGNGHATTYRALIEALARRGHQITFLERDVPWYRTHRDLDKPSSWRVELYQSLRDIPQRFGQLIRDANLVIVGSYVPDGIAISDWITSYARGIKAFYDIDTPVTLAKLDGGLDYLSAAMIPRFDLYLSFSGGPVPAMLEERYGSPLARVLYCSADNETYKPQQAQARWLLGYLGTYSEDRQPTLEQLLIAPARELVPEQFIVAGAQYPGQIRWPDNVQRIEHLTPQQHAKFYAEQRFTLNATRADMRSLGFSPSVRLFEAAACGTPVISDRWPGIETIFEPSREILLASTPRDVIQILRDMPEERRRAIAERARQRVLANHTSDHRARQLEIYYAEATARPRRNPMGVPAARSAQVAEL
- a CDS encoding glycosyltransferase, which translates into the protein MKICFFGSSLVSSYWNGAATYYRGMLKQIAALGHHITFFEPDAFERQAHRDIADPDWARVVVYPATEDGWRGSLEAAARSGDMLIKASGVGVFDQDLEEAVAAMSSRTMRVYWDVDAPATLEAMMSDAGHHLRRAIPSYDMVLTYGGGEPVISAYRALGSRDCVPIYNALDPETHFPSPPKPGFSCDLSLLANRLPDREQRVERFFLDVARELPNKTFTLGGSGWETKDTARNIRKVGHVGTGEHNAFFSSGLATLNVNRDSMARFGFSPPTRVFEAVGAGACLITDQWDGIENFLDPGREVLVASDGAEVAYHLSQLSADRAAAIAARARARILSEHTYRHRARQFNELFVGSSSRIEAAE
- a CDS encoding UDP-glucuronic acid decarboxylase family protein, yielding MTLQTRIHASRHSPTVLIAGGAGFIGSHLCDALLQRGNNVICLDNLFTGTIDNVRPLLNHPNFRFVEHDVRDTIKVDDNIDRIYSLACPASPRHYQRDPVGTMKTCVLGTINILELARQKGARVLQASTSEVYGDPEVHPQPESYLGHVDPIGPRACYDEGKRAAETLMFDYHRMHQTEIKIARIFNTYGPRMLENDGRVVSNFIVQALRGEPITIYGAGTQTRSFCFVDDLVRGLQLLMESPCSVTGPCNLGNPHEVTIEAIAREVLRHTASISPLRFQALPKDDPRRRKPVIDTATKALGWRPRVALEDGLRATVAYFALRIAGDRPPLVPAIAPRRAGRRASQLRIADPRQ
- a CDS encoding NRAMP family divalent metal transporter yields the protein MDATNSPDSSDKPRDFSRALGLGLITGAADDDCSAIGTYASSGAQFGYGFLWMAPVTFPMMFAVVYLSAKLGRVAGKGLFAVLREHFTPWLMWPALIGVLIGNVIEAGANIGAMAATINLFVAIPHGIVVPAIAGIILVLQVCGSYALIRNVFRWLALSLFAYVGSAALASPDPWAVLRGTFVPEIQFSKEFLSMLVAVIGTTLSAYLYTWQSNVEVEELIAAGRMSAQARRAGMGTELAQSRRDILVGMAFSNVIMYFIILSTGATLHKAGQSDISTAAQAAEALKPLAGNAASALFSIGIIAVGFLAVPVMTTGAAYDLCQTLGWKSSLNVRPKEAHQFYLAIAGFTAAAVLLNFLGFNPMKALIYSGIVQGFSTPPLLLLILLMTSDHRLMGSEVNSAGMKALGWLTVSAIFAATAGLVASWIIG